The following is a genomic window from Bufo gargarizans isolate SCDJY-AF-19 chromosome 10, ASM1485885v1, whole genome shotgun sequence.
AATTCTCTTAATACGATGCACATCACTATGGAGAGActacatctgtccacaggactaCAAAGTGAAGGCTGACGTCTCACTCCTCTAAAGGACTATGACAGAAATTATAAGTGAGTCAGTCAATCTAAATATCAGATTGAAGAGAGATAATTACTAGGATTATTTACATGCATCAAACCAGCAGAATAAGGAGATACAATCATAAGAATGCCCAGTGTGTGAATGGGATCGTTCACCTGCATTATGTACCAAGGCTTATAAAGAGTCATATGGAAACCTTCTGTTATACAGGAATACAGGAGAGAGCAGCGCCTGACTGCCAAATTATGGCGGCATTTACATAGCATTGCCGCAAAGGGATTACCTTACTGCGGCCTTCTGCATTGTACTTGTCCAGCAGAGCCTGGATACGGGAGCCGTACTCTGGGTGCACGTCACAGAAATTTTTCACCTGGTAGAGAAATGAAAATGGCATTTTACTTTTTAGCACAATAGATTTTATATACAATATGCGCATCCATGCAGCTGCAGCCCTCTCCTTATTTTAGCTTAAGGGGCATGCCTTCTCTGCCTATGAAAgctcgggggagggggggtcgtctgtgtcctttctgctgcagcttcctCCCTGTAAGGCGCCCTGCACATGACCGTACCGTATCCTTTTTGCGGTCCGGAAactggatctgcaaaatatggatactggccatgtgcatctAGTTTTCTTggcgcccattgtagaaatgactattgtctgcaaaatgggcAAGAACAAGACATGTTCTACAATCTGCGGCATGTCTACACAGATGACATCAATACGGAGAACGTTCCAATAGAGCCATATTGGTCCCATTTTTAGTCCATGTGTATaggattatttatatttttttattattacaaaaaacacTGCAACCAGTCAATTATTTAAAGGGGCCCTAAACTTAAAGAGTAGATGTCCAACATACAGTTCTGAAAAGGTCCATCTAtataattttgggggggggggggggcagaatatACTCACAGCTCTCTTTTGGATGAACAGCTGGGCGTCCTTCAAGTGTCCAGCAATGTTCTCAATCAACCTCTTGCGTTCTTCTTCACTCAACACTTTGGTGTAAAAGTCACGAACCTGCggaggaaagaaaaataaaatataagttAGGCGACATGTCAGAAAGAAAACAGACGGAGCACAGGCGTTGCCTCATCTTAATCTCCGCTGGAAGCGTACACTAGGTTTTAATGATGTGGGGCAATATTGTGccacgcagcaaaaccacagtgGTTTATATAGGTTTcccaacaaagggggggggggggggggggggggagaatttaAATCAAATCAAGCCAGATATTTTTCCTTGGTATCAGCTATCTAGGAGTTAAATATTGAGCAGATTGCTGGGGacccgactcccagcacccccttcCTCGTGCAtgaagcacagcgccatatatAGTATAgtagctgtgtttggtattgcggcTCTCATTCATTCGAATAGGAACGAGCCATAGAAATACTACGAGACCGATTGACTTGAGGAAGGGCTCATTCCCATACCGGATCGGTGGATGTGCTAAAGGttaaataggccatcaatatttgaccGACAGTATAAGTtccagaaaaccccctttaaagtatcatgcacacaaccgtttctgTTTTTAACAGATCTGTTGTTCCATAGGCAAGGTTTTTTTTCCCttcgatttaagtcctcttccgcgCCGTTAGGCCACAAAACATccatatgcgatccgttttttgcagatggaaaacagtaacttattaaattaaacacatgagcaatatgggctgggcatagcatttctacagtatggatctgcaaaatacggatgtatTCCGTGTGCGTTCCCCAAGGGATCATGCACCGAAACGCATTTTCTTTCCTTTGCAGACttgactgtatgcggaaccattcacttcaatgggtccgcaaaatcaaCGGAAGGTACTGTGTGccttctgtatttccgttccgcaaaaaaaaaaaaaaaaaaaaagcatatggataggttttgtggaataatggagcggaagaggacttaatcagaaaaaataaaagtaaaatatgGGGAGTGGGTTTATTAATCACTTTTTGAAACAGGACAAGCAGCCAACCCACAGACCTCATTCGTCCCTGTGGCAATGGCCCCTGCAGACTGAGATAACGCACCCCCTCCCCAAACTCCTCACCTGTGAGACATTGTCATCATCACTGCTGTTGTAGCGATACACATCAGCAGACACCCGGAATCTGCATTCTCGGGCAGAAGGCTGAACATCAGGAGCAGAGAAGCTGTTGGGGTAATAATTTGGAGCTCCACCTGTATGGGGtaagatataaaaaataaatgacaaaTGCCATTGAGCATTAtccacttaggctacatgcacccgACCCAAaaagccttaaagggtttttcccataCAACAATCCAGCATTATCTGGTCCATGGGAGTCCAACTGCAGTCAGAGCTAGCCACCATCCAGGTTACAGCACATTCAGTCAATGCATTTTCAGGCAAGGACGGCCACCGGTTCCCAGCACCATTTTCATGCAGTGTGACGGGTTAACACTTACCCTGGTTGTCAGAGAAGCACATGGGTCCGTCCCGTTGGTAGTTGGCTACACGAGCCCTGTAGGGGCAGTTCACAGGTAACTGGAGATAGTTGGCACCCAAgcggtgtctgtgtgtgtctggGTATGAGAAGAGACGACCCTGCAACATACCAAGAGCGTTACCTTTACTCAAGGAGTTCTATGTGAAAGGAAGACCTTTaatttcttaaaggggctgttcagCAAGGTACTGTGATGAGAAACTGTTCAGTTTCcctacagcaccaccacaggtaAAATATAGAATTACACAGGGTAATGCATGGACATGGCAGGTCCTCACATTAAATTAGAAATGTCTAGTAGGCGCCTACTTTAACGGCTTACACAAATctcagacatttatagcatatccacaAGATATACTATTAAAAGATTTTCTTTTAATATCTTAAAagaaaatctccccccccccccaactcccaGCACGCCCATAATCAGCTGATTTAAAGGGGCACAAAAAGCTGTGGGCCTCTCAGATGGTTTACCAGGTACAGCTCCATACTTCCCATAGTGGccgtatctggtattgcagcgcaGTCCCATTTACATGGTACTAAGAGCAGAACGCTGCAAGACCAGACACTACAAAAGGTAGAGAGCTGTACCTGGGTAaagcataaagggggcacagtttGCTGGAGTGCCATGGCCCCATTAGTAAGCAGGAGGGGCCAGAAGTTCGACCCCCACAATCTGATATTTGCCATCTGTTCCACAGTCCAGGTAAACTGCTTTaacttagaggacctttcaccagaataaaacatctaaactatacagacatggagagcggcgcccagggatctccctgcacttactgttatacctgggcgccgctccgttctccggttatagcctccggtatcatcatagttaggctccacccagatgAACCTGCCGgcatctcattctcccatgctgtagcgctggccaatcgcagcgctcagctcatagcctgagagaaaaaaaagctgagcgctgcaattggccagcgctacagcatgggagaatgagacgccggcaggttcttctgggtggagcctaaccatgaagataccggaggctataccgcgagaacggagcagcgcccggggataacagtaagtgcaggggggtccctgggcgccgctctacaatTCTGTATAgatagtttagatgttttattctggtgaaatgtcctctttaagtttGTCCCACCTGTGGGAAGTTTCACCCATTGTGAGATCGGTGGTCCTTGGCATAACCGCACGTTATTTGTGCATTTTAGGTTTGTCCATTCCATAAACAAGCAGAGTTTTAAAAGGAGGTCCATGCAAAAATGATCCTGGAGCTCACCTGCAACATTTTATCTGGGCTTGGCTCTATCCCAGGAGGCATGTTACTTGGATCAAAGGCAATCTGCTCCACCTCTGCAAAGTAGTTGACTGGGTTACGGTCCAGGACCATCTTACCCACAGGGATGAGAGGGTAGTCCTTGTGAGGCCAGATCTGAAAGAGAATGGAATAAAACACTTGAGTTACAATATGAAGGCTATACAAGGCTACTTTCCGGCAGGctgtagtttttgtccggccgcctctcggcatgtttgccacgctgcggccggacctccagcccgcccccattatagtgaatggggccggagcagactTCCGGTGGCATGGTGAGctagcaggctgttcccctgacgGAACAGACTGCTGGACCCTGCCGCcgctgccagtgtgaaagtagcctaaatggttCATGGTCATCTCCCTGAGGTTACTACTCACCTTAGTTAAGTCAAAAGGATTGAATGGGTATTTCTCAGCTTGCTCGAATGTCATGACCTGGatgtagaaggtccaggatgggTAGTTTCCATTAGCAATGGCGTCATACAAGTCATTGATGCCATAGTCGGGATTTTCGGCAGCCAGGCGACCGGCTTCCTCCACAGTCAGATTTCTGATGCCCTGATTGGTCTTAAAATAACACCGAAGAAACAAATTATTGCAGCATGGTATGTCACCTTCTGCGAATGCATTCTGGGAAAATAAGCAGCGTTGGGTCTTGCATACGGTAACATGTACCTAGGTCATTGATTTTACTGTACCAGGAACAATACAGGCAACAATCTTAGAACTGCTACATGGCTGACCAGACTGAGGTGAAAGGAATACATAGCAATAGGTTTTCCAGATTGCCCTTCAGTACTTTGAAGGTTCCAAATCAAAAGTTCCAA
Proteins encoded in this region:
- the LOC122920683 gene encoding catalase, with protein sequence MADQRDKSTDQMKLWKEGRGNQKQDVLTTGGGNPICDKLNLLTVGPRGPLLVQDVVFTDEMAHFDRERIPERVVHAKGAGAFGYFEVTHDITKYSKAKVFEHIGKKTPIAVRCSTVAGESGSADTVRDPRGFAVKFYTEDGNWDLTGNNTPIFFIRDAMLFPSFIHSQKRNPQTHMKDPDMVWDFWALRPESLHQVSFLFSDRGIPDGHRHMNGYGSHTFKLVNAKDEAVYCKFHYKTNQGIRNLTVEEAGRLAAENPDYGINDLYDAIANGNYPSWTFYIQVMTFEQAEKYPFNPFDLTKIWPHKDYPLIPVGKMVLDRNPVNYFAEVEQIAFDPSNMPPGIEPSPDKMLQGRLFSYPDTHRHRLGANYLQLPVNCPYRARVANYQRDGPMCFSDNQGGAPNYYPNSFSAPDVQPSARECRFRVSADVYRYNSSDDDNVSQVRDFYTKVLSEEERKRLIENIAGHLKDAQLFIQKRAVKNFCDVHPEYGSRIQALLDKYNAEGRSKRTVKTYTQHSAHVTAKDKSNL